The genomic segment GACAGTAAGCGTGAACACCGACTGTAGGTCAAAGCAGATGAAGACGGAGAAtaaattccccagactcccttataaacACTGCctatgacaaattcttaatgATTTTGACCTTCTTATAGGTTGTTTTACATAAAGTTATCTTCTTCCTGTGTAAAAAATATTGTGTCCAAGACAGGTGAGGAGCATATACAACACGGATCTGCCTGTTTGTGAGTCCAGTCTGCAGTGTAGTTCATTAACTTTGTCAATTGGCTTGTTTGAGGAGATGCTGCAACTGCCCCAGCGCCCTGTAGGTCTCGTGTCCATTGACTACATGCAGAGCTGAATGGTGACAGCTAGGTAGCCTGGTCAATAACTAAACAGCAGAGAACTGCACAACAGAGAATTCATGCTCTTGTACCTTAAGTTGCTGAAAACCCTGTGATCCTTGTGGGGCATTTCATACGACCGCAGAGCAAGGTTGAATAAAACACGATATATGTTATATGTCAGCTCCTTCTGGTTTGGACTCCCCTTCAAAGGTCAGTATTGTCAAAAAGAATATGCAGCTTGTCAGCTGAACTCGACGTAAAAGCTCACGATGGCTTTACGTTGCATCGCTGATCCAACTCGCTAATCGTGCCGGATCCACTCAGGTGAACCGACTCCAGTCCGAAATGTTGCTGTATAATTTCTGACGTAACCAGGCCCTAGAGGGGGACAGTATTCTTCTACTGAAAcgtgtaaacacaacacacaatttATGATGCGGTGCCTCAATACACCGCACAATCCATTCTGAATGAGCCTCGCTTGACCCTGACACAGATGATACGAGGCACGAAAGGGCTGAAAAACAATgagagagagcggagagagagagtgtagaCAGAGGAGCTTTGaaggcaggcacacacacacacacacacacacacacacacacacacacacacacacacagaggccatGTTTCACTACAGTACAGGAGAAGCTCGGGTGAAGCAAGGAAACACCTGAAGGAACATAAAAGATTCATCCCTTACAGTCTACACACACGAACGCACAAAACAGAAAGCTCAGTGTGTCCGAGGGCATTGTTACTGTCTGCCTTCTCCCCCGCACggtcgtgtgtgtgcgtggatgCCTTGTGTCGGTGTGCGTATGGGAGAAAGAGAATCTACAGAGTCATGGTAATATCCATCCAGGAAGGTGTCGGCTttcggggagggggggggggacgtgTTGACACACGCCCACGTAACCCTGGCAACCAGCAATCGCTGCGGGTGCAGATGAAGCACGTTGTGGAGGCGAGCAATTATCCAGTTAGAGCCCTCCCCTGAATCATCAAGTGAAGACAACACAaagtgcacgcacacacatcgGCACATGGTGGGTCACATGACAGGATGAGTAGGGGGagatcacacatacacacacacacacacacacacacacacctgagtgcCAAATCTCACCCCTGTCTccacatctctcctcctctttttgcCCATTTTCCCAACCTccattttaatattcaaaaaaCCAGCATGTGGCTCTCCCCTCTGTTTgcctctccctccgtctctccacTCTAAAAAtactcttcctccctcttctctgaCCCATTCCTTATTTCACCCCTCTCACTTCCCTCATCCGTCCATCCCTctattcctcctctctctctctccagctcagtGTGAGCGCTAGCTAGGGCCCAGCGGGTTTTCTGAGAGGGGGTATGACACACCACGGCAGCATGCACGCACATAGGTAGACGTGcgtgcgctcacacacacacacacacacacacacacacacacacagctgcaattgtgaggcagacagagggaggcagaaaaacagggtaaaaaaaagcatgctgagcaactcacacacacacacacacacacacaaacacacacacacagaggcaggcaggtcATGCAGAGAgactctgcctctgctgctgaagagAAAGCCTGTGGCATATAGACCCGCCTCTCTCTGCTTTTAcattctccatctctctcctatgcattttcttcttctatttcaccttctccttcctgttttcctctcgCTGcgtggacagaaaaaaaaaaactgcaagtgGTGGAGTCagctggcaaacacacacacttttggtATTAAGAAAAGTTTGCTAATAACCTCCCACACAACGCAGTCTGGCTGGCAGTTTGGAAAGCCACGTTTTtggccagtttttttttctttttttttctgtttcgaACATagcaaacatacattttgtgaAGTCTCCCACAGCCAGCAAGGATCAGTGAACAGTTTAGATTCAACAGGACATTTGGGTGAGGCAAATCACATCATGACTCGTGGCCGAGATGGTTTTTTTGTCCCAAGACGTTCATCCAGCAAACCACAATTTAGCCACATTTAGGCGGGAGCTGCAGTTAATCTCCCACTCTGTTTAGAACTCAAGGTGTTTGCAGTATCATTATACAGCTTGGTATTCATGTCAGGAGCTCTATTTTGAAAATTCATGACACACTCCGCGCCCGAGCACCAAGGACGTAGGTGCTGGCAGCCACAGGGGACAGTGCCGttaactgctttgtttttgccCTTGATGAAGTTACGGGATATAAGTTAAAAGCACAGTGGGACATTAAAAATAGTCACCAGACATTTTTAGTCGATTTAGATGCTTTGCATTTATGAGTCCAGCATTTAAGCAGGCTTAAAATATTCATAGACCGGCAAAGATTTTTGACTGTAGCTTACTCTTGTCAGGATATGCTTTTATGGTGATGTGAAATAGGTATCCTCCAATATCACTGGTCTATAAATAGGTCTTATTAAGTACTAATTAAATGAGACATAGCTTTAATTGATTGTACTAAGACCTTGTGATATTTTGGGTTAAGACAAAAACGTGTTCAGTTCTCATCGACACTTTGATTCCCCTGATTGGACCAGATGTAGAAAGCTGTGAACCACGCCTCCAAGTGTGAACGTGTCTGTGCATTTATACTGGAAATCTGTGATTTTTAAGATGTGGTCTGGTGAGGAAACAGCTTTCTGAGGGGGAGATAGTAGCAAAAAGAGGGAATTTGAAGACTAACTTTGAGATGTTTTGttaaccagagcataagcacagcgttgtggGCGAACTTTGAATTCTAACCTAAAGAAACCGGAGAGGTTGCAACAcgaatgtaaagttgcaacacatCCTCGGTTCGCAGAAATGTACGTTGCCAACATTGTTGTCTGGCGACTGGTCTTGTGAGGGGCAGACAGTAGCAAAAAGAGGGACGTTTGCGCAGCTTTGGACGATTCCAACTTGACGATTCCTAACTCAGATTGCTAAACTTGGGAACACGTTGGGAGGGGATCTTATAATGgccagtgtgaacaggagggaCGGTTACAGCAAGCGATCATCAGACTGTTGTTTTTGGACAGACTATGAAGATCCAAACCtatctgtgaggaggagaacagagaggaagagagaggagggttcCTGTCAGTTGTGCTCGGCTGCTTCCTCCCATGTAAAAACGCCTGTTTTCTGcagatcctctctctctctctctctctctctctctctctctctctctctctctctctgttatccTCACCTGATCACTGTTGCCTTCCTCCTcctatcgctctctctctctgccagccAGTATGTTTCtcatcagctcctcctccctctctctttctttccttctttctttctttctttctctctccttcactctttctccttcactctGACACACTCCACTGGCTACAGCAAACGGCTCCCCTgtcatattctctctctctctgtctctgtctctctctctcacacacacacacacacacacacacacacacacacacacacacacacacacacaaacacacacacaaataaaagccAGCGAACAGTGAGAGGGCGAGATGCAAGCATATAGAAAATATActgtttacattaaaaaaaacacatacagcatCCAGGTTTGTGCACACTCATATAgataaacactgacacacacacacacacgcgcgcgcacacacacacacacacaccaaactacAAACTTAGACCAAGGCTACTCCGAGGTTGCGAGAGGCCCACCAGCAGGGGATGAAAGttacaaaaacaagatatttgcTGCTCAATTTGATGTCATATAagcaatttagaaaaaaaaaatatgtcgGCTATATATAGCAAGCTGTCACTGATACTCACAGGACGGACTCAAGAGCACAATCAGCTGGGACTAAAATGAGTCTTCGAGTATCAGGACATAAGCAACGCCAGATGTGAGATGTGAGACAACCGCTTCAAGAGCTTCAAAGTGATTATTTTGGTGACACATGAGAGAGACGGTGCAGATCATCTTACCAAAGTCATTTAAGGGCGAccacagtaaaataaaacaaattaatatgtAGTAAATGCCAAATATGAGACTAGTAAAGCATGTTGAAAATTAGATTATCACTTATTTGTTGTTCATAGTTTCCCACATCACTGAGGGCACTGGGTGATCTGTGTTCTGATTTATTGAAGTTAACAGTTCATCCTCTGAAGCTCTGACTGatgaaatgttgatttattgtcTCTGGAATATGTAAATGTCTTTGTTGGTCTtgcaataacaaaataaaaaataaaaaagtgagtGAAAGAGGGAAGAGGGGCTGTTTACAGGAGACAAAGACCgctgttttctgtcctgtgGCCAGTCTGGAGACGCTCTACTAGTAtttccacaacaacacaaacgcagtcaaagaaatattaaatgttCGTGCCAAGGAAGCGGACTGGAAAGGGCTTCTCCAGTTGGCTtccctgtgtttcctgtgtggtCCGCTCAAAGGGTTAAAGCCCAAAGTGAACTGAATTGTAAGAAGTTGGTTTCCAAGGGAAACTGTTCGCACCGTTCCAGCTGAGGCGGGACAAACCAACTGCCCGACacagagggggtgggggtgactCGCTGCAAATGCAAACTCATTTCGCACCGCGCCGCTTATTAAATATTAGCACACATCCTTCCAAGTCTAAACCGTCTAAAACATCGCCGGCTATAACTGCGTTTGTTTTAAAATCCGTTTGCGGCACATGAGATTCGTGACGTGACGTGCCGCCACCCCTCCCGTGCAGCCGGAGTGCTGGGGTCCCTGCCAAGTCGGTTTGAAAAGAGCAGACAAAGGCTTTGAGCTCCGGacgcccctctctctctctctcactctgcctaCAAAGCCAACCTAGCTCTATCTTTTTCTGCCCCCTTATatcatggaaatgttttttaatagGCGGCGTTAACGGGGAGCTGGCGTTATTTTCACtttcttattttgaaatgtacgACCGTCTGGATCCCCGCTCGGCCGAGAGAGGACGGCTTTTTGTAGGTATAATACAAGGAAGCGTCgtctgagagagggagagagagggggaaggatTGAcgctttttcctcctctcctcctccttcttcctttcgcccccctctcctcctctttttggCGGAGAGAGGGGTTGAGGCAGGAATAAacgctttttattttttgtttttttttcttgttctttctttccttttttaaattttttattttctaaatgcaTTTGAATCCTACTGCGCAACTAGACCGGATCACGTGGGGTTCGGAGAGAGTTGGATCGATTTTGCACAGTTCaatgtgagaaaaaagagagaaacaaacaactcctgtttctttttttgtgtgtgtgtgtgttacttctGTGGATAACCGGGACTGTTGATACTTCTGCATAATTGCAAGAgaaggggtgtgtgtgagtgggttcTTTTTCTTCAGCCTTGGAGGTGTGGAGTATTAATTCTTATATGCCTGGGGTTTGAAAAACAATGGAGACGCACATTTCGTGCCTCTTCCCGGAAATTTTGGCCATGATTTTCAGCTATCTGGACGTGAGGGACAAAGGCAGGGTGGCCCAAGTGTGCATCGCTTGGAGGGATGCATCCTACCACAAGTCAgtgtggaggggggtggaggcCAAGTTGCACCTCCGCCGGGCCAATCCCTCCCTGTTCCCCAGCCTCCAGGCCAGGGGCATCCGGAGGGTCCAGATACTGTCCCTGCGCCGCAGCCTGAGCTATGTGATCCAGGGAATGCCTAACATCGAGTCCCTCAACCTGTCCGGCTGCTACAACCTCACAGATAACGGGCTGGGTCACGCGTTTGTGCAGGAGATCCCATCGCTGAGGGTTTTGAACCTGAGTCTGTGCAAGCAGATCACAGACTCCAGTCTCGGCAGGATAGCTCAGTACCTGAAGAACCTGGAGGTGCTGGAGCTCGGTGGCTGCAGCAACATCACCAACACCGGGCTTCTCTTGATAGCCTGGGGCCTCCACCGGCTCAAGAGCCTTAACCTGAGGTCCTGCAGGCATGTCTCGGACGTGGGGATTGGACATTTGGCGGGCATGACCCGCAGCGCGGCGGAGGGCTGCTTGAACCTGGAGTACCTGACTCTCCAGGACTGTCAGAAACTGACGGACCTGTCACTCAAACATATTTCCAAGGGGCTCACCAAGCTCCGGGTACTGAACCTGAGCTTCTGCGGGGGGATCTCAGACGCAGGGATGATCCACCTCTCCCACATGACCTCCCTGTGGAGCCTCAACCTACGCTCCTGTGACAACATCAGTGACACGGGGACCATGCACCTCGCCATGGGCACCCTGAGGCTCTCTGGGCTTGACGTCTCCTTCTGCGATAAGATCGGGGACCAGACCCTGGCGTACATCGCCCAGGGGCTGTACCAGCTCAAGTCCCTGTCCCTGTGCTCGTGTCACATCTCCGACGACGGGATAAACCGGATGGTGAGGCAGATGCATGAACTGAGGACCCTGAACATTGGACAGTGTGTGCGCATCACGGACAAAGGGCTGGAGCTCATAGCTGACCACCTGACCCAGCTGGCAGGCATCGACCTGTATGGATGTACCAAGATCACCAAGAGGGGACTGGAGAGGATCACACAGCTCCCCTGCCTTAAAGTGTTGAACCTGGGACTCTGGCAGatgacagagagtgagaaagtgagGTGattggaagtgtttttttttttgtttctgttctttttttttttttttttttgttctttggaTGGGGACAGAGGGGGGATGAGGAtggcgaggggggggggggatagaTGGGTGGGTaaatttcttttcttatttaaaaaaaagagagagaaaacctcCCTTTACCCCTCCTGTGTGCTTGTGTAAGGCTTCTCCCAATGTGACCAGAtttttgtgttcaaatgtttttatttttcattttttaaatgttcctttCTGTTGGCCTTGCAGGATTTCAATTAGTGTTTTTGATATGACTTAATATTCTGCCTGGTAGGAAGCAATTAAAAACTTACTTTTGTTACGAGCTCATGAAAACCCCCTGTTAACAATTTGTTTTGATCTCATACTGAGCTTTAATATCTcttaaaattctgactttggACTAGAGTAACGTCAGTgaaaaacagcttgtttcacacattattaaaagaaaaaaatagcaaGTGTCATATGAGTAATCTGCCTTATTTGCTGACACTTGGCTTCAAAGTTAAACTCGCAtccatttaaaaagcaaaatgagGTGTTAAAACTTGAGtatgggactttttttttctctatttcagtttctttctgattttttttttttttttttttttttacagtgtgtctgGATTTGAGACATTTTACGACTAATCTCCGCTACAGCCATCACGCCTAAAAACATTTGGCTACCTCGTATGTGGTTGTTTTCAAAGGGTGTATACtgttaagacaaaaaaaaaaaaaaacaaacagaaggaaagCAAGAATGAGAGACTGGGAGAAAATGTGCCTAAAGGGACTGTGTctgccccctccccccatcccctccctccttccctccctccctccatgagcagagctggagaaaagaGACCAGGACACAATCTAACTACCTTTTGTTAATTTACCCCCATAAACAGCAACAATTTCCCCCATCGAGGGGAAGAAGGAGACAGGGAGAGCAGAGCGAGCTGCGAAATCGGCTCAGATTCCAAGGGTGACGCTTTatgcaaaaaatataaaaaatgatcGTGAATCCGCTTGTGTGCAAGAGCttattcagttttatgtttttccacatttttataattttttttaaagggataaAGTCCAACTTTGACGCCCTGTAGAGACGTGTTGTGTTCAGAGCCTTGACGCATGTAGAGGAGGCGAGACTGTCAGCTTACCCTGAGAGGAAATACCTATAATCAACAATTAATAATGCTATAGAGATATGGGGTTATTATTGACACAAATCATGTCCGTTTAAGTCTTGTTTATGGGAGTacgtggtgttttttttttttttctgaggggaTGCTGATGGATGCGAATGTCAGTGGATGTTGTTCAGAGTGTCGTACTTCAAATTGAAGTGATTTCTGTATCTTTATGCCCTTTATTGCTCAAAAAGAATCAGGGTTTGTCTCAtggctttattattattttttttcccacgttAATGCCAACACAGGTCGCATTCATATTCATGTTGCTCTCACCCGgtaagagagagagcgagggagagagcgagggagagagagaggggagggtagggatatctttttttcctcctctttttctccatctctccctgaATAAAAATACCCTGAATCCATTTTGAGACATGCTTAGAATAAGGAGCAATcgattgttttcttttttttcttttttcttttttctctccctctctccctctctctctcagtctcgGGTTACAAGCGGAAtgcgtctctccctctccccatccctccctccctctctctctccctctctctttctctcacacattaacacacatgcacacatgcacacgcaagCGCACGGAGGCCGGCGGGCGCGCGCGTGTCTTTAATGTAATGCAATGACCTGCTAGAAAAATTAATATACGGATGTGCGTCCTGCTgaaaaagctgtgtgtgtttgaaaaaataaaaaaaggtgtactgtatattatgtgtttgtaaagaagaaaaaaaatgcagaatcccaaaattaaattgttttatattcttacggttaaaacaattaaagatatttatataatgaatgaaacaaGAGCGGTGTGGACTACTTTTGTGTAGGTGTAGCGCTTCattgtctggttttttttttgtttgtttttttcccctgttaGAGAAAATATCACTTTCCCGCAAAGGTAATCTGACAGCCAGCAACTGCTATGTTCTTGTCCTACAATTATTTTGTCCATTTAATACAATAagggcttttattttaatgcatgTGCTCACAATAACCACCCACGCACTTCTGAGCATTGTCCCTGATCAGGCCAGCCTTGCCTCTCAAAAGGGCTGAAAGaaatctgttgtgttgttttattatttacgAGGAGATTCAAAATGGATGCTTGCCGTCTTGATTTGGCTGCAGTGCCTGTGTAATTAATTATCACCAGGGCGTTTATTATAGGAAGCTGTTCTACcctgctgatttttttaatcGCCGACGTCTGTTTTTCATCCCgaaatgcagcaaaaaacaaagaggtgtTCAACTGGTTTTGAGTTTCACGTTTAAGTCTCAAGGTTTCGTGGcgcaaaaaaaaaggggggggggttattAAGTCTTGTGTTTAGTGGATTTCATGGTTGGAAATGGAAGGTTTTGGGTATTAGCTTTGGTTCTTTTTTGCAGTGTTGTATTCCACATGTGGCAGGACTGCGTCTGTGCGGCTGCATGTGCGGAGTAATGAGATCTAAAGTTGGTTAGGGCAGATTTCCCTTCTTTCTGCTTTCCATCAGGACGTGTCCTGTGTGCGAAGTGACactgcgcgcgcgcacacacacacacacacacacacacacacacacacacacacacacacacacagagggttgCCAGACCAGTCAGTAGCCATTGTCTGTCTTTAGAAGTTAGGAAGGCAGGTTTTggtgggggattttttttttccttcttttcctctctttctcctcctcttgttcaGTCACGCATACCAGATCCTAGACCAGGCAGGagacccccccctcctccctacAAACACTCCTCTTTGCTCCCCcatacaaccacacacacacacacacacacacacacacacacactttttagcATTCCACACCATCATTCAAAGCATTTAAGCATTCTCTCTCCCCTGACTCTCTGTCCATGGGGATTTGAGGATAAAGGCCAGCATAGGGATTGTTGAccacagggacagagagaggcagaaagaaagaggacagagaaagagagaatgtcAGTATTTGCTGTTTCTTAAATTTGCTTTAGCTGGCCTTTGGTCTTGCGCAATAACGCTGCATTGAGTGCACACGGAGATGTGAAGCATTTGCCTGTAACATTTTGTGTCGTTTTCTCCCCGGAAACATTTGAATATCTGCATGAAAACCAAAGACAGAATAATATGTGGACTTGACAGTCGCTTATATATATGTTTTGCCAGGGCAGCGTTGTTGTAACACCACCAACAAACATGGTAAAGAAGTCGAAGTAAACTGGAACGGAGGTGTGACATTGTAATGAACTGGCGCTTGAATGCTGATAAACGAACAGAGAGGTAGGAGGCGTACGACGTGGACGGCTGTTCCTTTATCATTTGACATTTGGGCCTGCAGACCTTTTCCCCGACAGATACAGCAGACCTACCGTGACAAGGTCATATCACGCGTTTCGACCGAGGGCTGAAATGAAGGCTGACAAAGATACAATCAGCTGCATTCAAATGATAATGTggtactttattaatccccatCGGGAGAATCTCTTTTTGTCTGCCCCCCTCCACAGGGAGGTCAGTGGTCAGGCTCGGCTCCGGGAGCCCACTGCCTGAGCTGCAGGGGGATTTtggtgtcttgctcaaggacacatcAGCAGGGTGGAGGCTTGTCATGTTTTAGGGTCACCTtgcctccctgtctctctgc from the Acanthopagrus latus isolate v.2019 chromosome 14, fAcaLat1.1, whole genome shotgun sequence genome contains:
- the fbxl14b gene encoding F-box/LRR-repeat protein 14b, coding for METHISCLFPEILAMIFSYLDVRDKGRVAQVCIAWRDASYHKSVWRGVEAKLHLRRANPSLFPSLQARGIRRVQILSLRRSLSYVIQGMPNIESLNLSGCYNLTDNGLGHAFVQEIPSLRVLNLSLCKQITDSSLGRIAQYLKNLEVLELGGCSNITNTGLLLIAWGLHRLKSLNLRSCRHVSDVGIGHLAGMTRSAAEGCLNLEYLTLQDCQKLTDLSLKHISKGLTKLRVLNLSFCGGISDAGMIHLSHMTSLWSLNLRSCDNISDTGTMHLAMGTLRLSGLDVSFCDKIGDQTLAYIAQGLYQLKSLSLCSCHISDDGINRMVRQMHELRTLNIGQCVRITDKGLELIADHLTQLAGIDLYGCTKITKRGLERITQLPCLKVLNLGLWQMTESEKVR